GTAGTTGGTGTGCCCGATCACGACCGTGTCGACGTGGACGGTCGGGAAGTTCGGCAGGTCGATCCGCTTCGACTGGATCAGCTCGAGCAGCAGCGAGAGGAGCTGCCGGCGGCTCTTGAAGACCTCGGTCCAGTCCAGGATCCCGCGGTTGGCCCAGATGACCTTGCCTTCGAAGTCGTAGGCGTCCGGGTCGTACGTCGAACCGCGCTCCTTCAGCATCGCGAAGTTGATGTTGCCGACGAAGTTCGTGATGTCTTCACGACGCAGATCGGTGGGCGTGTGCTTCGCCACGCCGACTTTGTCGCGCGCCGAGATGTTGAGCCGCAGGACCGGCACCTGCGGCCAGCCGCCGGTGCGTGCGATGAGCCGCTCGCAGACCGGGCAGGGCACCGCCTCCTCATGCCACTGGAGGTCCTGGCTCTCCCGCTCGTCGATGGGGACGAGGTCAAACGGATGCTGGTGGAACGGGCAGCCGTCCACCGCGTACAAGGCGCCGTCGGGCGTGCGCGAGTACTCCTCGAGCCGCCGCTTGATCATGTCCACCGTCATCGACTTGCCGGACCCCTGCGGCCCGACGAGCAGCAGGAGCCGCCGCTCCATGCTCATCGCGTACCCTTTGAAGAACGCGACGATGTCGTCGAGTTGCGCGTCCAAGCCGTAGATGCCTTCGAAGACCTTGGCCTTGCCGAAGTAGTCGAGCATGTCGGAAATATAGTGCAGGGTCGTGCGGGCCAGACGACGGTTGGTGCGGCTCTCCGCGACGTAATCTGCGACCGTGGTGATCGTGTCCATAGGCGTCATCTGCGTCTACCTCGGGCGGCCCTGAGTTGCCCGTGCCGGCGTCCGCGCCCCTTCCGCTTGCTTGCCATGTCTATACCCCGTACGCTGACCGGTGGATGTCTGTTCCCCCGCGCCCTGTCCGTATGCCGTCAGGTGCCCGATCCATGGGTGCTTTAGACGGGCCGGAATGCGATAACCGTGTGCGCGCCCTGGGAAAATGAAAGAAACCCGGCGCGAGGAGGCCCGAAGCTCCCCGACCGGGTTATGGTTTCCGTTCCGTCACGCACTGCCACGTCGGCTGGTCCGATGTCGCTCCGTCACGGCCGTCCCCCTTCTGATCGCCGGCATCGGGGGCGGCGTTGCGTTGCGCGCTGCGTGTGTTGAACGGCAGTGCCCTATGAACTTTGAAGAGAGTATAGTCGCCGCAGGTATGCCTGTCAATCAAAAGTGATAGGTCGTGATAGGTCGTCAAGGAACCGCGGCCGGCTCCGCGATGCTCAATGTCCCCCATGCAGTGTCTGCATGACCGCCACCACAACGATGACGAGCATGGCAATCACATAGACCCGCAGACCCCACATCAGGACGCGGGTGCCTCTGGACAGCCGGGCCGGGCCGAGCCGGGCGTGCTGCTTGGCGGCGAACAACTGGTCGGGCTCCAGCACCGAGAGGACCTCCTCCCGCCGGGGCTCGACGTCCGCCGGATCCGTTGTGGAAACCGGGGCCTTGAGTGCTGTGCGCGCGTGACCGGCACCCGGGGCCCCGTGTCCTGCGTCCATGCGCATCACCTCCGCCTTCCCGCGTGCGTCCATGCTACCCGCCCCCGCCGAACAGCTTGGGGAACACCGTCATGAGCCCGAACCCGAGCCCCGCGAGGACCAACAGGACCGTCACCGTCCACACGGCAATGTTCCCCCACCGTCCGGTCGTGTGCTCGCCCATCACCTCGCGATCGTTGCACAGGACGACCAGGAAGAGCAGCGCAGGCGGCATCGCGAGAACGGCAATGACGTTGACGACAAGAATGATGTACTCGAGGGGAGCGCCTGGAATCAAGACGAGTGCTCCCGCCGCAAAGGCAGACCCCAGCAGCACCGCGTAGAAGCTCCAGCTCTCCCACAGCGGCCGGTTCAGGCTGTGCGGCGTGCCCAACACCTCGCCGAACGCGTACGCGGACGACGTGGAAATGGTCATTGCGGCAACGAGTCCCGCTTCGAAGATGCCCAGGGCGAAGAGAGTGGCGCCCACATGCCCGATCAACGGCCGCAGCGCCTGGGCGAACTGCGCCGCCTGGTAGTCGCCCGCGTTGATCCCTTTCGCGAACAACGGGGCGGTCGCGACGATCGTGGCGATCGCGAAGGTCGCCGCCAGCAGCGTGCCCAGGAGCGTGTCGAGCCGGCCGCCTCGGATGTCGCGCTCCTGCAATCCCTTGTCGGCCACGGCGCTCTGCTGAAAGAAGAGCATCCACGGCGTCACGGTGGCCCCGATGTCCGCCATGATCAGCAGGAAGGTATCCGGTTTCAGGAGGCCTCCCTTGGGCATGGGGGACCACGTGGCAAAGGCGTGCCCGATCGCCCCCCACTGCGGATGCGCGAGCAGGGCCGCCGGGACGAAGAGGCCGTTGAAGATCGCCAGCCCGAGCGTGATGCGCTCCCAAGTCCAGTAGCGGTGCGTGAGGAGGACGCCGAACACCAGGACCATGGAGCCGCTCACCGCGATCAGCGGGGGGACTCCAAAGAAGCCCAGCCCGGCCCGGACCCCGATGAATTCCGTCACCAAGGTCAGGAAGTTGCCCAGGACCAGGTCGCCCATCGCAAACCGGCCCCAGAACCGGCCGAACCGATCGAAGATGAGTTCGGCATGCCCGCGGTGCGTCACCGCGCCGAGGCGGACCGTCATCTCCTGGACGACAAAGCCCATCAGGAACGTGAGCAGCACAAACGGTACGAAGAATCCGACGCCGAACTGCGCGCCCGACGCCGCATAGGAGAGCATGCTCGGTGCGTCGTTCTCGCCAAGGAACACCAGCACGCCGGGCCCGACGAGCAGCCAGGACAGCCGGAGCCAGCGCAGACGCGAGCCCCTGGGATCCCGCGCCCGAGCCACAGCCAGACGATCCCGAGCCCGATCCAGGTCCTCGTGGGTAATCTCGTCGGGCGGGGCCCCCCCGGGCGCTCCGGGCCGATCGGGCCGAAGGATGACGGCCTCGGGTGCCCGGAGATATTCGGTCCGTCCTTCCATCATGAGCCTCCCGCCATCGGCATCGTGGTCGGCGCGTCCGGCTATTGCACGCGCACGCTTTCGCTCAGGGTGTGCGAGAGGGTCAACCGCCGTCCGTCGATTTCCACTTCGCAGCCGTTGCGCCGGCGGGCCAGCATCGTGAGCACGACGCCCGGGAGCACCCCGAGGCGTGACAGGCGGCGGAGCAGCGCGGGACTGTGGTCGCTGACGTGCGCCACGACGCCCTGCGATCCGGGCGCCAGCGTGTCCAGCGTCGGATAGCGGACGTCGCGCATCGTTCCGTCCGGCGAGGGGATTGGGTCCCCGTGAGGGTCTTGGACCGGGTTCCCGAGCGCCGTCGCCATCCGCGTCTCCACTTCGTCGGAGAGGACGTGCTCCATCCGCTCCGCCTCGGTGTGAACGTGCTCGAGGGGAACGCCGAGGTGTTGCGTGAGGTAGAGTTCGATCAGCCGGTGGTGGCGGATGATCTCCAGGGCGATCCGCTCGCCCGCGGGCGTGAGGACGAATCCCTGGTAGCGCGAATACGCGACCAGCCTCAGGCGCGCGAGGCGCTTGACCATGTTCGTCGCCGACGCCGCCGACACGTCGAGGCGCTCGGCGATCTCCGACGTCGAGACGGCGTCGCGACCCTGTTGGAGCTTGTAGATCGCCTTGAGGTAATCTTGCATCACCCCGGTGATCGCCGACACGCCGTTTTCCTCCGCCGTCCTGATGATGCTAAATTAATTTAGCCGAGGCTAAAATCCACCCTCTCCCAAACTGTACCGGCGAAAGCGGCCGCTTGTCAAGCGGACGGCGTCCGCCGGGAGCGCGGGTGGGGCGGCGGCGATCGAGGAGTGGCGCGGGCCGGACGAGAACCTTTGGGATCATGCCGTCCGCCCTCCGCAAACCGCGCCCTCTCGGCCCGGGGGACATGATCGGGCTCGTATCCCCGTCGGGCCCTACGCGTCCGGGCGGCAACGGCGCGACCCCGGAGAGCGTCGCGCGCACCCGGCGGCGGCTGCACGACGTCGGGTTCCGCACCGTGGTGGCCCCGCACGCCTTCGATGCGCGCGGCTATCTCGCCGGCGCCGACGCGGACCGCGCGGCCGACCTGCAGGAAATGCTGGAGAACCCGGCGATCCAGGGCGTGCTGTGCATTCGCGGCGGGTACGGCGCCCACCGGCTGCTCGACCGCTTAGACTATCGGGCGATCGGCCGGTCCCCGAAGGTCTTCATCGGCTACAGCGACATCACCGCGCTGCATCTGGCCATCCACACACAATGCGGATTCGTGTCGTTTCACGGCCCCATGGCCGGCGCGATTGCCCAGGCCGATCCGCACGATTACCTGGAGCTGCTTCGCGCGGTCTGCCGGACGGCACCGCTCGGCCGGCTCGTCAATCCGCCCGGTGCGCCCCCGATCGAGACCTTGGTACCGGGGGTCGCCGCAGGTGACCTGATCGGCGGCAACGCGGCGCTGCTCACCGGCCTGCTCGGCACGCGATTTGCGCCGGACCCGACGGCCTTCCGCGGGAAGATTCTCTTCCTCGAGGACCTGGGGGACCGGCTCTACCGGCTCGACCGCAAACTGGCGCATCTGCGCCTTGCCGGGATTCTGGAGGCCGCCGCCGGCATCATCATCGGAGAATGCCGGTACACGCAGGAAGCGGGCGACACCCTAACCCTGCGGCACATTCTGGACGACCACATCGTGGCGCTCGGCAAGCCGGCCATCTACGGCTTGGCCTGCGGGCACGGCGAGTATCACCTCACCCTGCCGATCGGGGTCCGGGCGCGCCTCGATGCCACGGAACGCAGCGTCGTCATCGAGGAGCCCGGAGTCGAAGGTTAGGCGCCGCCGTCCATCGCCGGCATTGCGCGAGCCTCCGTCGCTTCAGCATAGATCGACCAGATCACGAAGCCTCCTGCGCCGCCGGGCCGGGTCAACGATCTCGAAGAACTCATCGAATGTGCCACCCAGCACCTCGAGCAGCCGCTGCCGTGTCTTCGGGCCGGGATAGGTCCGGCCCGCCAGCAGATCTGAGAGATGGGTTCGGTGCAACCCGGTTTTGCGGGCAAGCGCCGTCTTGGTCAAATTGCGACGCGCGATCGCGACTTCGACCGCCGCCCGCCTCAGGCGAACTCTCATGCGTTCGACCCCAGGTATAGGCTAACTCGATATTGACAATATGTCAATATACATCTGCGGCATCGGACCCGAAGTGTCTGTTTTTCGTCTTGCGATTATCTGTGCGACGTGGTAAATTTGTCGTGACAATTCGTCAAACCGTGACCACATGGACTTCTACCAGCGAATCGGCGCTCGGCTCCGGGCACTCCGCCTGCGGGAGGGGCTTTCGCAGGCCGGTCTTGGGGCTCGACTCGGACTGACGGCCGGCGCAATCAACCGGTATGAGGCCGGGCGGCGCCGGGTGCCCCTCAAGGACCTGCCGCGGATCGCGTCGATCCTGCGCGTTACGCCCGCGACGCTGCTCGGAACGGAGCGGCCCGGAACGCGGAGCGGCCGGCGGATCGACCAGGTGCGCGAGGAAGCACCGGCGTACGGACGGCGCCGCTCAGGCCGGGGGGACGTCGAGGCATACGTGCGCGCGCTCTCGCCCGCACGCCTTCGCGCGCTCGCGAGACGGGCGGGGCTCGCCGACCCCTCCGATCCTGCGGTCCTTCGCCGCTACGCCGCCCTGATCGCCAAGGATTTCAGCCGCCGCCGGGACTAGAACCCGCCCGCCCCGGATATCCGGTGCGCGAAGTCCCCGACCGGGAACCCGGCGGGACCGCCTCCGATATCCGTCGAAGCGCCTCAGGCGGCTTCGTGTGCGGCAACCTGGAAGGAGTCGTCTGTGAACGAACCCGTCAAGACCCGGCCTCACCCCCTGGCGAGAAAGGCGCTGGCGGCGATCGATCCGTATGTTCCCGGCCGATCCGCAGAAGAGGTCCGCGAACGCTACGGATTGTCGACGGTCGCCAAGCTGGGCAGCAATGAAAACCCGTTGGGCGTCTCGCCGCGCATCAGGGATGCGCTCGTGGGCGCGATCGACGGCGTCCAGCAGTACCCCGACCCAACCTGCGCCCAACTGCGGCGGCGGTTGGCCCCGAAATTCGGGGGCACGCCGGACCATATTTGCGTTGCCAACGGCGTCGACAACGTGCTGACGTGTCTTGGGCTCGCGTTTCTCGATGCCGGCGACCGGTGCGTGATGGGCGCGCCGAGCTATACCGCGTACGCGGCGCTGGCGCGCCTGATGAACGCCGTCCCCGTCGAGGTACCGTTGCGCGACTGGCGTCTCGACCTGCCCGCCATGACCGAGGCGGCGGCGAACGCCAAGATGGCCATCGTCTGCAATCCCAACAATCCGACCGGGACGATCGTCACGCACGCCGAGGTCGCGACGTTCCTCCGGCGCCTTCCCGCGGCCACGCTCGCCGTGCTCGACGAGGCCTACGCCGAGTTCGCCGACGATCCGGCGTTTCCGGACTCGGCGGCGCTGCTCGCCGGCCACCCCAACCTGATCGTGCTGCGGACGTTCTCGAAGATTTACGGACTCGCCGGGCTGCGCGTCGGGTACGCGGTCGCCGCGCCCGACATCATCGCCTGCCTGAACCAGGTCCGGGAGCCGTTTCCCGTCGACCGGCTGGCGCAGGCCGCGGCCGGGGCCATCCTGGACGACGAGGCGTATGTCCGCGCCAGCTACGAGAACAACCGGGCGGGACGGGCGTGGCTGACCGCCGCGTTGTCGGACCTCGGAGTCGAAGCGATCCCGAGCCAGGCGAACTACGTGCTGGTCAACCTCGGCCGTCCCGCCGATGAGGTCGCCCGGCAGCTGCTCCCCTACGGCGTGATCATCAGGCCGGGTGCCATGTGGCGCCTGCCGGCGTGGGCCCGCGTGACGATCGGCACCGCCGGCGAGAACCGGCGCGTTATTGCCTCGCTGCGGACCGTGCTCGAGGCGAAATGAGCGGACCGCGCCCCGTGCGCGCGCCGCGCGGCACGGCGCTGTCCTGCAAGGGCTGGCCGCAGGAAGCGGCGCTGCGCATGCTGATGAACAACCTCGACCCCGAGGTCGCCGAGCGTCCCGACGAGCTGATCGTCTACGGCGGGACCGGGCGGGCGGCCCGGTCCTGGGCGTGCTTCGACGCGATCGTCGGCGCCCTGCGCGGCCTCGAACCGGACGACACGCTGCTGGTGCAGTCCGGCAAGCCGGTCGCAGTCTTCCGGTCGCATCCCGACGCGCCGCGCGTGCTGATCACAAACGCGATGCTGGTACCGGCCTGGGCCACCTGGGATGAATTCCGCCGGCTCGAGGCCCTCGGTCTCACGATGTACGGCCAGATGACCGCGGGCTCGTGGATCTACATCGGCACGCAGGGGATCATCCAGGGCACGTACGAGACCTTTGCCGCCCTCGCGCGGCGCCATTTCGGCGGCAGCCTGCGGGGGCGGCTCGTGCTCACCGCCGGGCTCGGCGGCATGGGCGGCGCCCAGCCGCTCGCGATCACGATGAACGGCGGCGTCGCGCTGGTGGTGGAGGCCGATCCCGAACGGATCGACCGGCGGGCGCGCGCCGGGTGGGTGGACGAGGCGACGTCGAGCCTCGACGCCGCGCTGTACGCGGCCGAGCGGGCCGTCCGCGACCGGCGCCCCCGCTCCATCGCGCTCCTCGGCAACGCGGCCGGCCGCTACCACGAGGTGCTCGGGCGCGGCGTGCCGGTCGACGTCGTGACGGATCAGACCTCCGCGCACGACCTGCTGGGCGGGTACATTCCGGACGGGCTCGGCGCGGCCGAGGCGGCGGCGTTGCGGCACAGCGATCCGCGGGCGTACGTCGCCCAAGCCGAGGCGTCGGTGGCCCGGCACGTCGAGGCCATGCTGGCGTTCCAGCGCCGCGGGGCGGTCGTGTTCGATTACGGCAACAACATCCGCGCGCAGGCGCACCAGGCCGGCGTCGCCGACGCGTTCGCGTTTCCAGGCTTCGTCCCGGCCTACGTACGGCCGCTGTTCTGCGAAGGACGGGGACCGTTCCGGTGGGTCGCGCTGTCCGGCGATCCCGACGACATCCACAAGACGGACGACCTCGTCCTGCGGCTCTTTCCCGAGCAGGAGACCCTCACGCGGTGGATCCGGCTCGCCGGCGAGCGGGTGCCGTTCCAGGGCCTGCCGGCCCGGGTCTGCTGGCTCGGCTACGGCGAGCGGGCGCGGTTCGGCCTCGCGATCAACGAGATGGTCGCGCGCGGCGAGTTGCGGGCCCCGGTCGTGATCGGCCGCGACCACCTCGACACCGGGTCGGTCGCCTCCCCCTACCGCGAGACCGAGGGCATGGCCGACGGGAGCGACGCGATCGCGGACTGGCCGATCCTCAACGCCCTCCTCAACGCAGCCGGCGGCGCCACGTGGGTGTCGGTCCACCACGGCGGGGGGGTCGGGATCGGGTACTCGATTCACGCGGGTATGGTCATCGTCGCAGACGGAACGCCGGACGCGGCACGCCGGCTCGAGCGGGTGCTGACCACAGACCCCGGCATCGGCATCGTCCGCCACGCCGACGCCGGCTATCCCGAGGCGCAGGAGGCGGCGCGCCGGTACGGGATCCGGCGGCCGTTGGACTGACCGGGTCCGTCACCGCCGGCCGAGCGCGATCACCGACAGCAGTTCGAAGAGCACGTTCGCGGCCAGCATGGAGGTGATGCCGCTCTGATCGTACGGCGGCGACACCTCGACGATGTCGAAGCCGGCGATCTCGAGCCCCGCGAGTCCGCGGACGAGCGCGAGCGCCTGGGCGCTCGTCAGTCCGCCGACTTCGGGCGTCCCGGTCCCCGGCGCGAAGGCCGGATCCACCGAGTCGATGTCGAACGAGACGTAGACCGCGCGGCCGCGCACGCGGGTGAGCCGGTCGAGCGCCGCCGGGACGCCGTCGCGGTGAATGTCGTCCGCGCGGACCACCGTGACCCCATGCTGCTCACCGAACGCGAAGTCGTCCTCATCGTACACCGGGCCCCGGATCCCGAACTGGACGGTCGCTTTCCCGTCGTAGAGGCCCTCTTCGTGCGCCCGCCGGAACGGGGTCCCGTGGAAGTAGCGGTTCCCGAAGTACTCCTCCCACATATCCTGATGGCTGTCGAAGTGCACGAGCGCGAGCGGCCCGCGCGCCTTCACCACCGCGCGCATGATCGGCAGCGTGAGCGAGTGATCTCCGCCGACGCAGGCCGGCACCGCCCCCGCGGCGAGGATGCGGCCGACGGCCGCCTCGACGCGCGCGTAGGTGTCGAGGATATCCATCGGGTTTGTGTCCACGTCGCCGCAGTCGGCCACCTTCATCCGGCGAAACGGCGACGTCCGGAGCGCGGGATTGTAGGGACGGATGAGCAGCGAGTTGTTGCGAACCTCCTTTGGGCCGAATCGCGCGCCCGGCCGGAAGCTGACGCCGCCGTCGAACGGGATGCCGAGGATCGCGACGTCGAGCCCCGCCGGATCCGGCTGGTACGGCAGGCGCATGAACGTGGAGAGCTGCGCGAACCTCGGCGACCGGAAGGCGTTGGGCGGTTCGAATCCCCTCACGCCGGGCCACCCGGCGCCGGACGTTCCAGGCCCATCGCTTTGGCGGCCTCCTCCCGGATGATGGCAAGAACGCGGCGCTTGGCCTCGACGAACGCCGGCGACATCGTGATCTCGAGCGTCCGCGGGCGCGGCAGATCGAGCCGGACCTCGTCCCGGAAGCGCCCCGGCCGGGCCGTCATGACGTAGACCCGGTCGCCGAGAAAGAGCGCCTCGTCGATGTCGTGAGTGACGAACAGGATCGTCTTCGGCGTCTTCTGCCAGATGTCGAGCAGCAGCTCCTGCATGAACGCGCGCGTCTGCGCGTCCAAAGCCCCGAACGGCTCGTCCATCAGCAGCACTTCGGGGTCGTTGGCCAGGGCGCGCGCGATGGCGACGCGCTGCATCATCCCCCCTGAGAGCTCCTTGGGGTAGGCGTGCTCGAACCCCGCCAGCCCCACCATTTGAATAAACCGCGTGGCGACGTCGCGCCGCGCCGCCTCGGCGAGCCCGCGGAGGCGCGGACCGAACTCGACGTTGCCTTGCACGGTGAGCCACGGGAACAGCGTGTACGACTGAAACACCATCCCGCGGTCGGCGCCCGGATCGCTGACGGCGCGCCCGTCGAGGCGGATCTCCCCCGACGAGGGACGGACGAGCCCCGCGATCAGCCGCAACAGCGTGCTCTTGCCGCAACCGCTCGGCCCGACGATGCTCACGATCTCCCGATCGGCGACGTCGAGCGACAGGCGGTCGATCGCGGCGATCTCACCGCCGCCGCGGGCCCGGAACGCCACCGCGACGTCGCGCAGCGCCAGTTTGACGCGCCCGGACGGCTCGGCGGAGGAGGCGCCCGGGCCGGCCGCCCGCCTGGTCAGGCCTTCGGCGACCACGGCAGCAGCCGGCGGTGCAGCCATTTGAAGAGCAGGTCGAACCCCAATCCCAGGCCGCCGATCGTGATGAGGCCCACGAAGATCCGGTCCGTGAAGAGGCCCCGCATCGAGTTCAAAATCAGGTAACCGAGTCCGCGGTCCGCCGAGACGAGCTCGGCGACGACGAGGTACGTCCACGCCCACCCCATCGTGATCCGCAGCGTGTCCATCACGCCGGGCAGCGTGGCCGGCAGCAGCACGCGCCGGATCACCTGCGCCCGGGACGCGCCGAGCGTGTACGACACGTCGATCTGCTCGCGCGGCACGTGCGCGGCGACGTCGGCGACCAGCAGCACGAGCTGGAAGAACGTGCCGATGAAGATCACCGCGATCTTCTCGGACGTGCCGATGCCGATGTAGAGGATCAGCAGCGGGATGAGCGCGCTGACCGGGAGGTACCGGACGAAGTCGACGACCGGCTCGATCAACGCCTCGACGGCCTTGAAGGAGCCCATCAGGATGCCGGTCGGCACGCCGGCCGCGACGGCGAGCGCCCAGCCGGTCACGATGACGTAGAGGCTCGCGCCCGCGTTCTCCGCCAGGCTGCCGTCGGCGGCCATGTCGATGCCGGACCGGATGATCGCCGTGGGGGTCGGCAGGAACAGCGGCTGAACGAGGCCGCCGTACGTCAGCCCGCACCAGAGTCCCAGGAGCCCCCCGGCGCTCGCGATCAGGATGCCGAGATACGTCCGCCGCGGGATCGGCTCCTGCGGCCGGAAGTACTGCGCGAGACCGCGGGGGGCACGGCGAACGTCCGGGCGGGCGGACGCGAGGCTCACGGAACGAGGCGGAGCCGGCCCCCGGCCGCCGCGGCCGCGCCGGCGAGCCCGGCCCTACTTGGCGAGCACGAAGGCGTTGTTGACGAGGTCGCCGGCGGCCTCGCGCGTCGTGATCTTGCCGAGCGAGCTCCAAATGTCGATCGCGTTCTGCGCCGTGACGTAGATCTGCCCGCCCGGCGCCATGTACTGACGGTTGATCGCCTCGTCGTAGTAGCGGACGCCGTCGAGCGTCGCCTGGAAGGTTTTCACGTCCTTGAGCCAGCCGCCGACGGCCTTGGCCATGACCCGGTCCGCGTCCGCGGGGTTCTTCTTCCAGAAATCCACGGCCTTGTACCAGCCGACAATCGCCGCCCGGACCGCCTCGGGATGCGCGCGCAACACGTCCCGCCGAATCACCAGCACGTCGACGATCAGCCCCGGAGTCTTGCTGCTGTCCACGAGGATGTGGCCGTGTGGCGCCTGCTTGGCCCGGGACAGCCACGGCTCCCACGTGACCGCGGCATCCACCTTACCGCCCAAGAACGCGGCGCCGGCGTCGTCCTGCCGCATGTTGATGGCCTTGACGTCCTTCTCAGTCATCCCGTTCTGCCGCAGGAGCACGCTCAGGAAGAAATGCGACACGGAGCCTTCGTTGAAAGCGACGCGCCTGCCGCGCAGGTCCCTGATCGATTTGATCGTGTCCTTGGAAACGATGCCGTCCCCGCCCTTGCTGTCGTCCAGCCCGAGGACCGCCTGGATCTGGAAGTTCGGCTTCCAGTAGAGGCTCATCGTGTCGAGCGTCGTGACGAGTCCGTCCAGTCTGCCTGCGGCGAGCGCCGCGAAGCGCAGTTTCGGATCTTCGATGTTGGTCAGTTCGACGTTCACCCCGGCCTCGTCGAAATACCGGTAATCGCGCGCCAAAAAGAGCGGGCCGTACCCGACCCACGTCGAGTAGCCGAGGTGCAGCGTCTGCGCCGCCGCGCGGGCCGGGCCGGCAGACCAGCCGGCGGGTCCGGCGACGAGCACCGCCATTAGGATGAGCACGCCCCATCTGCTGCCACATCGCGTCACGGCAACACCTCCCCTGCCGTCATCCCGGACTACTGCGGCGACGGCCGGACAAAACCCTTCGGCGGACGCGCCGGTATGATACCCCGCGCGGTCCCGGGGGAAATACATATTATGAGACTTCGCCCACGTATGGATGCCTGTGCCGCTACTAGAACGGGTCACATTGCCGAGAGAGCCGGCCACGCCGCGCCGGGCGAGGCACTATCTCGCTCCACGGCTCTACCGGCTCGGCATGCATCCCGAGGCGGTCGATGAGCTCCTCCTCGCGGTCGGTGAGGCCGTCACGAACGCGGTGGTGCACGGCGGCGTTGGGCTGACGCCCGCGGACCCGCGGCAGGCCGAAGGTGGCGGTCCTCCGGCGGTCACCATCCCGGACGTGGTCATGGTCGAACTCATTACCCGCGACGATTACGTCGTGATCGCCGTGACCAGCCCCTCGGAGCGCTGGCGCGTGCCCACCGGGGAGCTCCCGTCCGACCCCGAGGCCCCAGGCGGTCGTGGATTGTTCCTGATGCGGCAGTTCACCGACGCGCTGCGCATCGAACAGGGCCGGCGGGGCACGACCGTCTATCTGATCAGACGCGTCCGGCCCGGCCGGTTAGACGAGACGCGGCGGCGGCGTCCAGTATCCACGTCACCCGGCCATCGACGGGCCGGATGAGCGCGGCCGGCACGTCGTAGCCGTCCGCGGGTCCTTCCAGCCCCGCCCGAACCGCCTCCGCTTTCGACGCGCCGGTCCCCAGAAACAGAATCGCCGCGGCGCGCGTCAGCACCGGCACCGTGAGCGTCATTCGCCACATCGCCGCGTCCTCGACCAACTCGGCGACCACCGCGCGATTGCGCTCCCGCAAAGCGGCCGTGCGCGGAAACAGCGACGCCACGTGCGCGTTGGCGCCGATCCCGAGAAGGATGAGGTCGAACCGCGGCCAACCGTCCGCGGTCGCCGGCAGGCGGGCGCGCAGCATCTCCGCGTACGCGCGGGCCGCCGCCTCGTGATCGACGGTGTCGGCAGGCATGCGGTGGATGTGCTCCGCGGGAATGGACACCTTGGCCAGCAGCGTCTCGTGCGCCATGTGAAAGTTGCTGCGGGCATCGTCGGGAGGAACGCAGCGCTCATCGCCCCAGAACACCTCGAGCCGGTCCCACGGGACCTCCCGGCGGTAGGGCTCCTCCGCCAGCCGCGCGTACAGCGGTTTCGGCGTGTCGCCGCCGGAGAGGGCCACGGCGCAGGCGCCGCGCGCGGCAACGGTTCGCGCGCAGATCGCGGCCACGCGCTCCGCCGCGGCGGCCGCCGCCGAGGCCGGATCGGCGAGCACCACGACCTCGGGGATCACGCGGTCAGGCGGCGTGCGCCGCGCGCAGCATGAGCGAGAGCGACTCGCGCAGCACGCCGTCCACGCCGGCCAGTTCGAGTTCGGCGGCCAGCAGCGCGGCGTCGTCCGGCACAGCGAGGCCGGCGGCCTGCGTTCGGGGGCGGCCGC
This genomic window from bacterium contains:
- the speB gene encoding agmatinase — its product is MRGFEPPNAFRSPRFAQLSTFMRLPYQPDPAGLDVAILGIPFDGGVSFRPGARFGPKEVRNNSLLIRPYNPALRTSPFRRMKVADCGDVDTNPMDILDTYARVEAAVGRILAAGAVPACVGGDHSLTLPIMRAVVKARGPLALVHFDSHQDMWEEYFGNRYFHGTPFRRAHEEGLYDGKATVQFGIRGPVYDEDDFAFGEQHGVTVVRADDIHRDGVPAALDRLTRVRGRAVYVSFDIDSVDPAFAPGTGTPEVGGLTSAQALALVRGLAGLEIAGFDIVEVSPPYDQSGITSMLAANVLFELLSVIALGRR
- a CDS encoding ABC transporter ATP-binding protein; translated protein: MALRDVAVAFRARGGGEIAAIDRLSLDVADREIVSIVGPSGCGKSTLLRLIAGLVRPSSGEIRLDGRAVSDPGADRGMVFQSYTLFPWLTVQGNVEFGPRLRGLAEAARRDVATRFIQMVGLAGFEHAYPKELSGGMMQRVAIARALANDPEVLLMDEPFGALDAQTRAFMQELLLDIWQKTPKTILFVTHDIDEALFLGDRVYVMTARPGRFRDEVRLDLPRPRTLEITMSPAFVEAKRRVLAIIREEAAKAMGLERPAPGGPA
- the hutU gene encoding urocanate hydratase, producing the protein MSGPRPVRAPRGTALSCKGWPQEAALRMLMNNLDPEVAERPDELIVYGGTGRAARSWACFDAIVGALRGLEPDDTLLVQSGKPVAVFRSHPDAPRVLITNAMLVPAWATWDEFRRLEALGLTMYGQMTAGSWIYIGTQGIIQGTYETFAALARRHFGGSLRGRLVLTAGLGGMGGAQPLAITMNGGVALVVEADPERIDRRARAGWVDEATSSLDAALYAAERAVRDRRPRSIALLGNAAGRYHEVLGRGVPVDVVTDQTSAHDLLGGYIPDGLGAAEAAALRHSDPRAYVAQAEASVARHVEAMLAFQRRGAVVFDYGNNIRAQAHQAGVADAFAFPGFVPAYVRPLFCEGRGPFRWVALSGDPDDIHKTDDLVLRLFPEQETLTRWIRLAGERVPFQGLPARVCWLGYGERARFGLAINEMVARGELRAPVVIGRDHLDTGSVASPYRETEGMADGSDAIADWPILNALLNAAGGATWVSVHHGGGVGIGYSIHAGMVIVADGTPDAARRLERVLTTDPGIGIVRHADAGYPEAQEAARRYGIRRPLD
- a CDS encoding ABC transporter permease, with the translated sequence MSLASARPDVRRAPRGLAQYFRPQEPIPRRTYLGILIASAGGLLGLWCGLTYGGLVQPLFLPTPTAIIRSGIDMAADGSLAENAGASLYVIVTGWALAVAAGVPTGILMGSFKAVEALIEPVVDFVRYLPVSALIPLLILYIGIGTSEKIAVIFIGTFFQLVLLVADVAAHVPREQIDVSYTLGASRAQVIRRVLLPATLPGVMDTLRITMGWAWTYLVVAELVSADRGLGYLILNSMRGLFTDRIFVGLITIGGLGLGFDLLFKWLHRRLLPWSPKA
- a CDS encoding ABC transporter substrate-binding protein, encoding MTRCGSRWGVLILMAVLVAGPAGWSAGPARAAAQTLHLGYSTWVGYGPLFLARDYRYFDEAGVNVELTNIEDPKLRFAALAAGRLDGLVTTLDTMSLYWKPNFQIQAVLGLDDSKGGDGIVSKDTIKSIRDLRGRRVAFNEGSVSHFFLSVLLRQNGMTEKDVKAINMRQDDAGAAFLGGKVDAAVTWEPWLSRAKQAPHGHILVDSSKTPGLIVDVLVIRRDVLRAHPEAVRAAIVGWYKAVDFWKKNPADADRVMAKAVGGWLKDVKTFQATLDGVRYYDEAINRQYMAPGGQIYVTAQNAIDIWSSLGKITTREAAGDLVNNAFVLAK
- a CDS encoding ATP-binding protein, yielding MPREPATPRRARHYLAPRLYRLGMHPEAVDELLLAVGEAVTNAVVHGGVGLTPADPRQAEGGGPPAVTIPDVVMVELITRDDYVVIAVTSPSERWRVPTGELPSDPEAPGGRGLFLMRQFTDALRIEQGRRGTTVYLIRRVRPGRLDETRRRRPVSTSPGHRRAG